Proteins encoded within one genomic window of Arachis ipaensis cultivar K30076 chromosome B08, Araip1.1, whole genome shotgun sequence:
- the LOC107611156 gene encoding uncharacterized protein LOC107611156, producing the protein MKGLLSEKKASKGDETEVRTKECGALIQNKLPRKMPDLGRFQIPCTIGNITFNKAFCNLGSSINLMPLFVMKKLGIQEAQATRITLQMADKSLRQAYGLVENVLVKVGELFLPADSVIRDMGEDADDPIILGRPLLATERSQIEVERGKLVLRLNEDYMIFKVFKSPLSHDKGCTCMHSTMPKPPPLVETHTVP; encoded by the coding sequence ATGAAGGGCTTACTATCTGAAAAGAAGGCCTCAAAGGGAGATGAAACAGAGGTCCGGACTAAGGAGTGCGGTGCACTAATTCAGAATAAGCTGCCAAGGAAAATGCCAGACCTAGGGAGATTTCAGATTCCATGTACTATTGGAAATATTACTTTTAACAAAGCCTTCTGTAATCTTGGCTCAAGTATAAATCTGATGCCTCTGTTTGTAATGAAAAAGCTAGGAATCCAAGAAGCACAAGCAACAAGGATAACCTTGCAAATGGCTGACAAGTCTCTAAGGCAGGCATATGGGCTAGTAGAGAACGTTCTAGTCAAGGTTGGAGAGTTATTCCTCCCGGCAGACTCTGTAATACGTGACATGGGAGAGGATGCAGATGACCCcattattctaggaagaccacTTCTAGCCACTGAAAGATCCCAGATAGAAGTTGAGAGAGGGAAATTGGTGCTGAGGTTAAATGAAGACTACATGATTTTCAAGGTTTTTAAATCTCCACTATCCCATGACAAAGGATGTACTTGCATGCATAGTACAATGCCGAAGCCTCCTCCATTGGTGGAAACTCACACAGTTCCTTGA